The Psilocybe cubensis strain MGC-MH-2018 chromosome 7, whole genome shotgun sequence genome has a window encoding:
- a CDS encoding Sulfite reductase [NADPH] subunit beta, with protein MDSTVPVVARIAYLTSDVVVDSLPPPPVISQFAQKYNTLSRSSTHKARVISSPFGADSASTLLRYTANLTSFTASATSQVLTRLVLQLGEISTLPIALHLAVQDDLSDVLLLRSAVPFFLLSTTAQQAHDNALLAARLARLERKAVVHAFYNYVPLETPDEVPEEKIYSFLVAGKRPTTPRAANGHVTPPHGQANGHYTNGHSTNGHIQVHASSEATELFKHYESAALETLSLVRRPLRPWTIRGSSEPDTIFLILGKADLPSDIEGVSFISLSLVNPIPYSRLLHDIPPSVTRVVVLEQVYRWHSKWTPLYLDVVTALQERQDVAVQSAILGDSSQIQTPDVIKFIRSCNDLPSSPLALGPIPKIISITDTLPHVPKHEAAYTKILAHLFNERLEIANSPHLVASQGEIATTPEYALGRVRGQLDSRSALFDSVQELLQEGGLDEDLHSLLSKWALSKDDAIKSRSLGKEIIDSLESKPLDHPAANRILALREFLPSRSRWIIGSDAWSYDLGSSGLHHAIASGLNVNILILDTLPYSSRNNLDPHRRKHDVGLYAMNHGDVFVASVAVFSSYAQVLQAFAEADRFNGPSVVLAYLPYQSEDVSALEILKETKLAVDTGYWPLYRWDPSKEQAGKEPFSLDSDAIKNDLKAFLDRQNHLSQLVRSTPQMAADIVSSLGETVREARKKRAEEAYNTLLNALDSPPLLILYASDGGAAEKKAKRLANRAKARGLSTTIATLDTYTLDTLAEEEHVVFVTSTAGQGEPPQNGRTFFKALNAAALAGSQLLSKVRYSVFAMGDSHYWPRPEDAHYYNKPGKDLDSRLEKLGAERIVNIGLGDDQDADGSETGYKVWEPLLWKALGVDSIEVTEAEPEPITNEHIKAASGYLRGTIAEGLEDFSTGALAPSDGQLTKFHGIYQQDDRDIREEREAQGVEPAYSFMIRVRMPGGVCKPHQWLQMDQIADEHGCGTFKITTRSTFQFHGVIKRHLKPAIQDINRVLLDTLAACGDVNRNVICSSIPTMSKLHAQVYEFSKEVSEHLIPRTTAYHEIWLDKKLVAGEALKDFEPLYGEFYLPRKFKIAVAVPPTNDVDVFANDLGFIAIVGDDGELQGFNVSIGGGMGVTHGNKKTYPRAGSIIGFCTPEQGKYVAEKVMLVQRDNGNRTDRKNARLKYTIDRMGLDVYKAEVEKLLGYNLQPERPYTFDRNVDDFGWHTGSDGKHHFTVFIENGRIQDEPGRDFKTGLREIAKVHKGTFRLTANQHLLVSDVADEDLEQIKELLRKYKLDNLDFSGLRLSSSACVAFPTCGLAMAESERYLPVLIDKVEKICEENGLRNDSIVMRMTGCPNGCARPYLAEIAFVGKAPGNYAMLLGGGYYGQRLNKIYRESVTEPEILAILRPMIKRYALERLDGERFGDFTIRAGYIAPTTEGRLWYENAGGEGLNREGATVVVAAA; from the exons ATGGACTCTACTGTGCCAGTGGTGGCTCGCATTGCCTATCTAACCTCAGATGTCGTCGTAGACTCTCTCCCGCCTCCTCCCGTAATTTCCCAATTCGCACAAAAGTATAACACCTTGTCAAGGTCCTCAACACATAAAGCTAGGGTCATCTCTTCCCCCTTTGGTGCCGACTCAGCCTCCACGCTGCTTCGCTATACTGCCAACCTCACTTCTTTCACCGCATCTGCTACCTCCCAGGTGTTGACACGTCTGGTTCTGCAGCTTGGGGAAATTTCCACATTACCAATCGCTCTACACCTTGCCGTTCAGGATGATCTTTCGGACGTGCTGCTACTCCGGTCCGCCGTCCcgttcttccttctttccaCCACCGCACAGCAAGCCCACGACAATGCCTTGCTTGCCGCTCGACTCGCCCGGCTTGAAAGGAAGGCCGTAGTCCATGCTTTCTACAATTATGTGCCTCTGGAGACTCCTGACGAGGTTCCGGAGGAAAAAATCTACTCTTTTCTCGTTGCGGGAAAACGTCCGACCACTCCCCGAGCCGCGAACGGACATGTGACGCCTCCTCACGGACAAGCCAATGGTCATTACACGAATGGTCATTCTACGAACGGGCACATACAGGTGCATGCCTCCTCTGAAGCTACCGAACTTTTCAAGCACTACGAATCTGCTGCCTTAGAGACACTATCTTTGGTTAGACGCCCTCTGCGACCTTGGACTATTCGAGGATCGTCAGAACCTGAcaccatcttcctcatcctcggaAAGGCGGATTTGCCCTCCGACATCGAAGGTGTATCCTTTATTTCTTTGTCTCTTGTCAACCCCATCCCATATTCTCGCCTTCTGCATGATATTCCCCCGTCGGTGACCCGTGTCGTTGTTCTGGAGCAAGTATACAGATGGCACAGTAAATGGACACCATTGTATCTCGACGTCGTCACTGCGCTCCAGGAAAGGCAAGATGTTGCAGTTCAAAGCGCCATTCTCGGTGATTCTTCTCAGATTCAAACACCGGACGTCATCAAGTTCATTCGGTCTTGCAACGACTTGCCGTCTTCGCCATTAGCACTTGGTCCCATTCCGAAGATTATTTCCATCACAGATACCCTTCCACATGTCCCCAAACACGAGGCTGCCTACACCAAAATTCTTGCGCATCTGTTCAACGAACGTTTAGAAATCGCCAACTCACCGCACCTCGTGGCATCCCAGGGTGAGATTGCTACTACCCCTGAGTACGCGTTGGGACGCGTCAGGGGACAATTGGATTCAAGGTCAGCTCTTTTCGATAGTGTCCAGGAATTGCTTCAAGAGGGGGGGTTAGATGAAGACCTTCATTCGTTACTGAGCAAGTGGGCCTTGTCCAAGGACGACGCTATCAAGAGCAGGTCCTTGGGTAAGGAGATTATTGACAGCCTCGAGTCAAAACCTCTGGACCATCCTGCGGCTAACCGCATTCTGGCTCTTCGAGAGTTCCTTCCATCTCGTTCAAGGTGGATCATCGGTTCAGATGCTTGGTCTTACGATTTAGGTTCTTCAGGTCTACACCACGCTATTGCTTCTGGTCTCAATGTCAACATTTTGATACTCGACACCCTCCCTTATTCCTCACGAAACAATCTCGATCCTCACCGTCGCAAACATGATGTTGGCCTGTATGCTATGAACCATGGTGATGTCTTCGTTGCGAGTGTCGCTGTCTTTTCTTCCTACGCACAGGTACTTCAAGCCTTTGCTGAGGCAGATCGATTCAACGGACCTAGCGTTGTTCTTGCATACCTACCTTATCAGTCCGAGGACGTGTCTGCTCTCGAGATCCTGAAGGAAACTAAGCTGGCTGTCGACACCGGATACTGGCCGTTGTATAGATGGGATCCCAGCAAGGAGCAAGCTGGAAAGGAGCCTTTCTCTCTGGATTCTGACGCCATCAAGAACGACCTCAAAGCATTCCTTGACCGTCAGAATCACCTTTCCCAGCTCGTTCGTTCGACACCTCAGATGGCTGCTGACATTGTTAGCAGTCTTGGCGAGACTGTCAGGGAGGCACGCAAGAAGCGCGCTGAGGAGGCCTACAACACTCTTCTCAACGCCCTCGACTCTCCTCCCCTTCTCATCCTCTACGCCTCTGATGGTGGTGCGGCTGAGAAAAAGGCCAAGCGACTTGCCAACAGAGCCAAAGCCCGTGGATTGTCGACGACCATTGCCACCCTGGATACGTACACCCTGGACACCctcgcagaagaagaacacgTCGTCTTTGTTACTTCGACTGCTGGACAAGGAGAGCCTCCGCAGAACGGACGAACATTCTTCAAGGCTTTGAACGCCGCTGCTCTTGCTGGCAGTCAGCTTCTGAGCAAGGTTCGCTATTCCGTATTTGCTATGGGCGACAGCCATTACTGGCCTCGTCCCGAGGACGCCCACTACTACAACAAGCCGGGCAAGGATTTAGACTCGCGTCTCGAGAAGCTTGGTGCCGAGCGTATTGTCAATATTGGTCTTGGGGACGACCAGGATGCGGACGGGTCTGAGACGGGATACAAGGTCTGGGAACCTCTTCTCTGGAAGGCATTGGGCGTCGATTCTATCGAGGTTACCGAAGCGGAGCCAGAACCTATCACCAATGAGCACATCAAGGCTGCTTCTGGGTACCTCCGTGGCACCATCGCAGAGGGACTGGAGGACTTCAGCACCGGCGCATTGGCCCCCAGTGATGGTCAGCTTACCAAGTTCCATGGTATCTATCAACAAGATGACAGGGATATCCGCGAAGAGCGCGAGGCGCAAGGTGTTGAGCCCGCATACAGCTTTATGATCCGCGTCAGAATGCCCGGAGGAGTCTGCAAGCCTCACCAATGGTTACAAATGGACCAGATAGCAGATGAGCATGGCTGTGGTACATTCAAGATCACTACCCGCTCGACcttccaattccacggtGTCATCAAGCGGCACTTGAAGCCTGCCATCCAGGACATCAATCGCGTCCTCTTGGACACTCTCGCAGCATGTGGTGACGTCAACAG AAATGTCATCTGTTCATCCATCCCCACCATGTCGAAATTACATGCACAGGTCTACGAGTTTTCTAAAGAAGTCAGCGAGCACCTCATCCCTAGAACGACTGCTTACCACGAGATCTGGTTGGATAAGAAGCTTGTGGCTGGTGAGGCTTTGAAAGACTTCGAACCTCTGTATGGGGAATTCTACCTGCCCCGCAAG TTTAAAATCGCTGTTGCTGTACCGCCTACCAACGATGTAGATGTCTTTGCAAACGATCTTGGATTCATTGCTATTGTCGGCGATGACGGCGAGTTGCAAGGCTTCAATGTTTCTATTGGCGGCGGAATGGGTGTCACTCACGGAAATAAGAAAACGTACCCCCGTGCCGGTAGTATCATTGGTTTCTGCACACCTGAACAGGGGAAATATGTCGCAGAGAAGGTCATGCTCGTTCAAAGAGATAACGGAAACCGCACTGA TCGCAAG AATGCTCGCTTGAAATACACAATTGACCGTATGGGTCTCGATGTGTACAAAGCTGAAGTAGAGAAACTTCTTGGATATAATCTCCAGCCTGAGCGACCATATACATTCGACCGTAACGTCGATGATTTCGGTTGGCACACTGGCTCAGACGGAAAGCACCACTTCACTGTCTTTATTGAAAACGGCCGAATTCAGGACGAACCTGGACGTGACTTCAAGACCGGTCTTCGTGAAATCGCAAAAGTGCACAAGGGCACCTTCAGGCTGACAGCTAATCAGCATCTACTAGTGTCCGACGTCGCCGACGAGGATTTGGAACAGATCAAAGAGCTCCTGAGGAAGTACAAGTTGGATAATCTTGATTTCTCCGGACTGCGCTTGTCGAGTTCCGCCTGCGTAGCGTTCCCCACATGTGGATTGGCCATGGCTGAGTCAGAGAGG TACCTTCCTGTCCTGATCGACAAGGTCGAAAAAATCTGCGAAGAAAATGGCCTCAGAAACGACTCTATCGTTATGAGAATGACTGGTTGTCCCAACGGATGCGCTCGTCCCTACCTAGCTG AAATCGCCTTTGTCGGCAAAGCACCTGGAAACTACGCTATGTTGCTTGGTGGGGGCTATTATGGCCAACGCCTGAATAAAATCTACCGAG AATCTGTAACGGAGCCCGAGATTTTGGCTATCTTGAGACCGATGATCAAACGCTACGCACTTGAACGACTGGATGGGGAACGATTTGGTGATTTCACTATCCGTGCTGGGTACATAGCGCCGACAACGGAGGGTCGCCTCTGGTATGAAAATGCGGGCGGTGAAGGCCTTAACAGAGAAGGTGCCACAGtggttgttgctgctgcgtAG